From the genome of Rhizobium sp. ZPR4:
CTGTGGTAGCGGGTGGATGAATAGTCGGGAATGACCACGGGCAGGCCCTGCACCATGATGCCGAGTGCGCCATTGTCCAGCACGAACAGGACGATTCCCAATGATCGCGCTTCGGCCAGACAACCCGCAATCAGCCGGAAGCATCCATCGCCCGTAAAAGCGAAGACCGTCGCGTCCGGTTTCGCAAGCTTTGCGCCGATTGCCGCGCCGAATGCTCCGCCCATTGCGGAACCGCGATAAAGCGAATGGAAGCGGACGTTCGGATGCGGGCGCTGCGTGACATATTGACGATCTTTGTAGGCAAGGCATACATCGTCGAATGCAATGCTTCCCGGTTGCCAATGACGATCAAGTTCCTGATAAAATCGGGCGATATCGATTGTCCCAGGACGTGGCGGCATGATCTCGCGATCATTGAGATCAGCCACGAAAGCCGGTGCTGGGGGGCGCGGCAGCCGAAGATCCTCGAGCCGGCCGATCGCTTCGCTTAGAACCTGATCGATCGGCCCCCGCACGTCGAAATAGTCGCCGCGCACGCGATGCCGAAATTCGCCTCCAACGCTGCCATATGGGTCGGCCAGGTTGGTGAAATTCCATGTCGTATGGGCGGGTATGTCAGAAAAATTAAGCGTATATTCGTCAGGGCAGAACCCGAGGGTAATGACGATATCGTCAGGGCCGAGACTTCTCCAGAGCTGCATTGCGCGATCATTGCCGCCAAAGCCCAGATAGCCGAAACCGAAGCTATTGTCGCGCGCTACCGCATTCGCCCCGTTTATGCTCCAGACGATCGGTGCCTGTAACACCTTGCACAAACGTTTGGTGAGGGCAGGCATGTACGGATACATGGCCGCCTCTTCGCCAGCGAGCACGATCACCCGACGGCCAGCCGCTTGCTGCGGGAATTCGGTCAGAAAATGGGCGAGCGCCCCATGGTCGATCCTGTTCGGTCTATGAGCGTAGTCAGCGCGCCAAGCCATATGGACCGGCTCAGGCACCGTCTTTCCAAGTGCCTCCGGCGGCATCAGAAGTGCGATAGGCGAGCCCTGATCGAGATGTTTGCGAGCCTGCTCAAGTTGTTCTCCGATATGATCTGGATCATTCAGGACGAATGTGCCTGATGGTAGCTCGGCCTTCAACTGAGCCACGACGTCGGCACCCTCCGGGCTCGTGTCCTGCAGCGGTGCACGGTATCGCGTATCTGCCGGACTGAGAGGAATGAGGTAGATTGCGGGAATATTATGTAATTTCGCATCACTCAGACCACAAGTCAGCAGCCGTGTCGCGGCTCCCGTCGTTGCAATGGCTGCGCTGATTTTCCCGCTCGCCAGATAGTATCCCAACGGAATGAAGCCGGCGACATACTCTCCGATATTGAAGAAAACCGGGAATTCGGCACCGTCCTCGAGGGAGACCATCGGCTCGAGATGTTTGAGCAAATGGATGACCCCTCCCCCCGTGACGCCGGCATAGTGACGCACATGCCAGGTCGCTAGCGTGTCGATCAGGAATTCATACCCTGTTTTCGGCTTGGTTACTCGAACATCGCCTGCCGTTTCGACTGCAAGATTCACCGTCATTTGCTCGCTTCTCCGCTATGACCTTCATTCCTGAATGCTGCCCTGAATGCTGCAAAGTATTGACGCGCATTTCCCCGGAGCCGGCCCAGGCCCCGAACAGGCGCGGTTCCGACACACTGCCGATCCCGATTGCATGTTCTGGAAGCAGAATTACGCGATGTGGCTTTCCCGGGAGAGGGCTTCCATACCCGCAACCGTCGCCAGCAGATCCTCATCACAAAGCGATGCCTTTTGATCGGCGATATGCTTGAAACGGGAAAAAGCGCGATCGAGATCGGCATCGGAGTCGAACTCGACGCCCAACGAGCGCATGCACATGCGAAAACCGTTACGACCCGAATTCTTACCTAGCACCAGCCGATACTCGTCAGCGCCGACCTCCGCCGCCGTCATGATCTGATAGGTCAAGGGGTTCTTCAGCATGCCATCCTGATGAATGCCGGACTGATGCGAGAAAGCATTCTTGCCGACGATCGCTTTGTTCGGCTGTACAACGAAACCCGTGATCTCCGAGACGAGCCTGGATGCAGCTGTTAATCGACGGGTTTCGACCGACGTCCGGCATCGGAAGAAATCCTCGCGTGTATGCAGTGCCATGACGATCTCCTCAAGCGACGCATTGCCCGCCCGCTCGCCAATGCCGTTGATCGTGCATTCAATCTGACGCGCACCCTGCCGGGTCGCTTCGAGCGAGTTGGAAACAGCCATGCCCAGATCATTGTGACAATGCGCGGAGAACACGGCCCTGTCAGCGTTCGGCACGACATTGCGCAGATAGGTGAATAGCTTGCCGTATTCGTGCGGCGTGGCGTAGCCGACCGTGTCCGGCAGGCTGACCGTGGTCGCGCCGGCTTTGATCACCTGTTCCACGAAACGGGCAAGAAACTCCGGCTCCGACCGGCTCGCGTCCTCGCAGGAAAACTCGATATCCTCGGAATAGCGTCGCGCGTGGAGCACCGCGTGAACGGCATGTTCGAGCACGTTTTCCGGTGTCATTTGCAGCTTGTATTTCATGTGAATAGGCGAGGTGGCGAGCACGATATGGATACGAGACGACGCCGCACCGGAAACGGCTTCCGCCGTCAGGTCGATGTCACGCTCGACCGCGCGGCTCAGGCTGCAAATCGTGCTGTCCTTGACGACCCGCGCCACGGCCTTGATCGCTTCGAACTCGCCGGGACTGGAGACGGCAAAGCCGGCCTCGATCACATCGACCTTCAGCCCTTCGAGCATAAGTGCGATCTCGACCTTTTCACCGGCGTCAAGGTTGATGCCGGGGCTTTGCTCGCCGTCACGCAAAGTAGTATCAAAGATAATGATCTTCTCGGTGTTCATGCGGACTCTCCCGATCGATTGAAGCATCGGCATTGCCGAATTCGTAAGGGTTAGCTGTATGGAATTACGCTGAAGTCACGGATGATCGACGCCTCGGGCGCATGTCATGCCCGCGGAGAAATCCGTCACCTGATGCAAGTCCTGTCAGATCTGATCCTGTTTGCGCCTGGCTTTGCCAGCATGCTGGAAACCGGGCAAAGCACTCCACGCTTAAGTTCGCATACACGCCTATGTCATCATCGAAATTGTGTATTTCCTGACGTGCGCGCCCCATCCTGATGACTCGGCATCCGCAACCCATGGCTGCGTCTGCTTCAGAGCGGAATGCAATCGAACGGACATGCGCTCGGTACGGAATTTCGTCCCCACGCAGGCACGGCAGGCAAATAGGTGATCAAGCCCCGCACCGGTCAGATGGCGCGCATATTGCCGTTGCAAGGCAGTCCAGGCCACCTCGATTTTCGGAGCAAAAATTTCAAAACCTGAGAATTGAATGTCCATAGCGCACCGAATGGTTACGATGGCGAGGATGGCTGCATTCGAGACGGCGGTATTTTAGAAAACTATGGACTATTTTTAGGAAATTACGGTTTCTGCTTGGCCGCCAACAGGTGTCTCCGCTTTGCCACACTTACTTCTGCCGCGATTATTTCAATGATATGGCGAGCGCAGCATCTGCCTCGGCTCGCGAGCCTTTAAATGTGCTGGAGCCTCGATGAACACGGCGCCTGCACTTAGACGCCCCACATCAAGGCAGCAAGGCTTGCTTGCCCTCGAAACCTTGGATGCTTGCGAGAGCGTGGCGGCTTCAGACCTAATATTCTTAACTGGAACCGAACTATTGGCCCCAAGTTGATTTGGCCAAGCTCTCGATAGATATGCCACTGCGCGGCACCGTTGATATTGGAAACATTCGATCCGGCCAAGTGATCCTGATCAATTCTGGCCCTTTGCAGGACTACACGACAAGCGCTAGACCGAGTCCTCGACCATAACGCCCGGGTCAACGGCCACCTGCTCAAGCCAGGTTAGCCGAACCTTAGCCGATATCCCCCTTTTTTGATCAACGGCGTCGGTCATCATTCGAGCATCCGCACCCATGGCCCCCGGACCTCATGTCAGGCATAGCGCCTGCAGAACTTCGGAATTGCCATGGTCTGATCCCTTCGATATATCCAGACAAATATATCGCTACTAAACGTCGTTCCGGCAATATCCCGACCAGCGCTTCGCAGTACTCAGTTCCTTTCTCGGACCAAACAGCCAACAGAGCCTATGCCCAAAAACAGCATTGTCGTGTTCGACATCGACGGCACGCTTACCGACAGCGTCGCCCAGCACCAGATAGCCTTTGAAAGGACATTGCGGAGCTTCGCGTTTCCGGCGCTCAGGACGGACTGGTCGAGCTATCGGCATCATTCGGATAGCGGAATTTTCGAGGAAGCCTGGGAGGAAGCCGGTTGGTCGCCGACGCCGGACCATATAGGCCTTGAAGAACGGTTCAGGCGCGAGTTTGATTCCGTTTTCGAGAACGAACCTGTCTCTCCGATACCAGGCGCAAGAGAGTTTCTCGCGTCCCTGTCGCAGACCGATTGGCTACCTGTTTTTGCCACCGGCAGCCTCCGCCACGGCGCGGTCCGAAAATTGAAGTGCCTCGATGTTCCTTTCGAGCAGGATATGCTGGTGACGGCATCGGAATATACGACCAGAGAAGAAATCGTCTCGAATGCTATCGCACGGGCGAAGGAAAAATACCGGATTGTCAGCCCCGAACGGATCATCTCGATAGGCGACGGCATCTGGGACCTGAAGACCGCTCGGAACCTGGGGCTGGAATTCTTGGGCATCGGCTTTGGCGAAAAGGCCGAGCAACTGCGATCCGCGGGTGCAAAAGTTCACGCTGGATTCGAGGAAGGCCTTGCCATCCTCTCCTAAGGCTCGATCCAGAATCCAAACACCATAGCATCAAGGAGAGGCCGTTTGACCTACGAACTCATTGTATCCCAAGGACGGATTGCCGACAGAACGCCCGGCGCCATACCGGGAGCGGCCCTGACGGCCGAAGCACTTCAGAAACTTGCCGGAATGACACCGACCTTTGTCGGTGCGAAAACCCCGGTCAAGCAGGACGATTGGTCGACGAGCCTGCCCGAAGCCCGAGAAACGCTGACCGCGCTGCAGAATGCCGTTTCCGATACCCTGCAGCGCGACAACAAACCACTGCTGGTCGCCAACACCTGCTCTGCCAGCCTCGCGACGCTACCCATCGTTGCCCAAGAGTATCCGGACGCAATCCTTCTATGGATCGATGCCCACGGCGATTTCAACACACCGCAAACGACACAAAGCGGGTATCTCGGCGGCATGGTTCTCGCTGCCGCCTGCGGGCTGTGGGACAGCGGTCACGGCAAAGGCCTCAATCCGGCGCAGGTCGTTATTGTCGGCGCACGAGATATTGATGCAGCGGAAGCAGATCTGCTGCAACAATCGGGCGTCCGTGTCCTCTCGCCCACCGAAACCAGCCCGGAGACGGTCCTGTCGACAATCGGCGATGCCCCGGTCTGGATCCACGTCGATTGGGATGCCCTCGAACCCGGCTACGTGCCGGCAGCCTACGCTATATCCGGCGGCCTTCATCCGGACACCTTGAAAGCCATTTTCGACGCTATCCCGAAGACGCAGATCGTCGGGATAGAACTTGCTGAATTCGAGGCCTCGAGCGACGACATCAAGGATGCCTCCTCCTTGGCCGTTCTCATTCAAACCGTGTCGCCGCTATTGCCGATGGCATAGATCCGTGCACAGGCTCATTCTCGATTTGGAACCTGGAAGTCGCCGATAGAAAAATCCAATCGCATCATTAAGCAATACCGACCTTTGCGGCGTCGCAACAAATAACGAGATCAGACTGGCGCGGATATCCAACAAGGCTGTTACAATCGGACAATACTTTTCGAACGGGCGAGGAGATGACAAGACGATTTGCAATCGGCGATCACGTAAGCTGGAATTCCGAAGCCGGGCGAGTGTCCGGGACGATCATCGCCATTCACACCAGCGACTTCGACTACAAGGGATATACGCATCGCGCGAGCGAAGACGAGCCGCAATATGAGATCAAGAGCGACAAAACCGATCATGTCGCCGCTCACAAGGGCAGCGCTCTCGACTATGTATAGTCAAGCCGACTCGTGACGAAGCAATGGTCAAGGTGGTCAAGGCATTTTGGTCAATTGCCTGATCGCAAGGCCATTTGTTGGCGAAGAATACACCCGAGATGGACCCTGATATCTATCACGACGCATTAAATCGATTTCTTCAATCCGTCCCGGGCGACGTTCACCGACCACGGGCGTAGTCGTTGAGTTGATTAACTACTCCACGTATCGTCGGTTTCTACCGATTGCCGTGAGAATGTGAGCGGTTAAGCTTGGTCGTCATTGAAAGTTTCGCCGATGCTCTTGGCGGACAGTTTTTCTGTCGGCAGGGTGAGCAGCACGAGTTGACTGCACAAATGGTCCTCATCCACAATCAGTTCCTGACGCTCATCGGCAACATCACAATATCACCCTGCATGATCACCCTGCATGTAAAAACGACTATTGCGATACGAACGGTTTTCACCGACTTCCACGATCTCACCTGTCTCGAAAATAGCGTTCTTCATCCGCAAGATGGATGTCACTCAGACAGATCGAAAACGAGTTTGGCGTTCGGGCTTTTATTGCTGTATCCGACGATATTACAGCCCTCACGGATCGGCGCCTTGCCCAGCAGCGTCAGATTGCCGCTCTGATAATGGCCGTTGACCAAGTACGGTGCCGGGTCGCAGCCCTTCTTGAAAGTGTACGCGACACCCGAGAACCATTCGTTCGGGACTTCCCAGCCGTGCACCAGGACTGTGTTCGGTTTGATGGCGCCAGCGATCGATGCCTTAGGCTCCTCATATACGATGATATGCTGCTTCTGATTGTTGAACATCAGCGAGCCGTTATGCCCGATAGGCTCTCCGTATCGATCCTCCGTGCGAAATGTCTGCGTGACGGGCACATCCCTGTACGGCCAGCCGAACGGACACAACTGCAGCCACATGGCACCTAGAGTGCGATCCATGGCGGTATCGGCAACGCGCTTGCCGGTGTCGGAATCACGAACGCCGGGATATCCGTAGAAGTTCTTGCTCTTGGTGTCTGGTCCGTCGAAAAGGTAATGCTTACCGTCAGTTTGCAGGTCGCCAGTTTCACAGTTCGCGCTAGCCTCGTAGACGCGACCGCCGTCATCTCCGTACGATTGCGCGCACGATGTGTCCGATGGATGCCAGTTCCCGCACCAGTTCTGCACCGATTCCGGTGTCACCTTGGCCTTCAGCGCCGATTTTGTGCCACCGTAGTCCGTGAATTCGAAGATGATGGGTGCAGGGCCGCCGCTCAGGGCGGGGAACTCTTCACCGATCGGCGCAGGTGGCATTGCAGGAATACTAGCAGCGAGAAAAATGAGTGGAACGAAAATCGACATGAAATCCCCAGGGCGTCGCCGGTTGATGTGTCGAAATGTAACACCCAATAATTGCGTAATTTCTAGTTGTGTTGGTAAAATTGTCCGCAACGGGAAATCCGTCGTCAGTAGTTTGCTGACGGTGGATCGGTAATGCCGTAGGACCAGATGTCAGCCACATCGGACAGCTCCTTGGTCCGCGACGTCAGCCAGCCATGCTGGTCGGACGTGCACGCTTCAAAAGCGCCAGCGCATTTGGTGGTTTCGGTGGAGCCGCATAGGCATCCTGGCAGGAGTTTTGATCTTGTCGATCTCGACCATTTCTTCAAAGATGGTCAGGATACAGAATCGAGGAGCGCCGGAACACATCATTGCTTCCAGCGGTCATTCTCGCCAATTGCCGTTCGGTCAACTGAGTTCCATACTTGGGCGAACCGAGAGTTTCTCGCCATACTGCAGGGAGTGACCACAGGAAATGCTAAGTGTTTTCCCGGTGCCGCAAGACGATAAAAAGGGCCAGCCGCAAGCGTTTGCAGAAGCCTTATGGATCGACCTGCTGAGTCCTAGTAGTGCTGAGTTAAGGGAGGTGGAGGAAGTCATTGGCGCACCTCTCCCCTCCCTTAGTGCCCTCAGTGAAATCGAAACGTCGAGCCGACTGAGAAATCAGCATGGCGTGCTTTACATGAGTACGCCGTCGGCGGCCCGACATCCGGAAGGGGCTGATACGACACCGCCCCTCGGGTTTGTCTTATCGATGAATCGTCTCGTCACGGTCCGGTTTATGGCACTGCCGGCTATTGACGCCGTCGCGTCCGGATTTGCCGGAGAAGATGCTCCAAAATCGAGCCTTGAGGTCTTCACATTGCTCTGTGAAGACATTGTCGACCGCGTTGCCGATGCTCTTGAGCACCTGGCAGGAGAGCTCAATGGCCTTTCAACAAGCGCCTTTCGTGCTGAGGACCCTCGCGGCCACCATGCAGCCCGCGCAAACAAGCTGTTGCGAGCACAATTGCGCCAGGTGGGGCGTCTAGGAGACCGTCTCTCCGAGATTCGAGACGGTTTACAGGGTCTCGGGCGCGTTGTGACCTACACAGAACAGCAAGCCAAGGGGTGGTCGGAAGATCTGGAGCCGCGTCTGGCAGGGTTATGCCGAGATATCCATTCGCTCGTGGACTATGAAGAGCAACTTGCCAACAAAGTCCAGTTCGTGCTGGACGCTCTCGTCGGCCTGATTGGCATTGCTCAAAACGACATATTCAAGGTTCTGACCATCGTATCGATCGCCGGCATTCCTCCAACCCTTGTCGCCGGCATCTACGGCATGAACTTCAAGAACATGCCGGAATATGACTGGACCTGGGGATATCAATATGGTTGGGCCGTCATCTTACTTAGCACCCTCATTCCACTGGTTTGGTTCAAGGTGAAGGGCTGGTTCTGATGGCGGGTGATACAACGGAACCCGGATCACCCTGCCCCCCACGCCCACAATAGTAGCACCCCACCCAAAAGGCCAAGAGCTGAGGATCCCCACCAGGCCGAGCGTCTCCGGGTCAGGGCGGCCACGGCACCCAGCGCGATTGCAACCTGCAACATGGCGACGGCGTAGGCGTAGTAGTGATGACGATGAATAAGGAGATTGGCCTCGTCATCCTTCTCGTCCCGCATTTTTTCAAGTTCATGCGCGGCAGCGCTGATTGATTTTTCTTCGTCCGCGTATCGTCGGTTCGTTTCATCGAGATCCGGCGCCACCGGCTTGCCTTCCGCGGCGAGAAGCTCCATCTGCGATTTGAGGATCGCAATCTTGATACCTTTCGCCTGATAATAGGCCCACTGATCGGAGGCTTGGGCCTGCTTTTGAGCCGCCTCCGTCTTCAACGCCAGCGCCTCATTGATTGAGCCTCCCGCCAGGAGGGAGCCGATTGCTGCGAGTGCGGCAAAGAACGCCGTTGTTAGAGCGATGAAACGCAGCAGCGAGGCGGATTTCTTCTCGATCTCCTCATCGATGGCTTCACGCAATTTGTCGGTATCAACCTCGATCTCTTCAGGCATGGTGCAGCTCAAAAAGTGAAACAATCAGGGCGCACACTCTCGCATGAATCTCCGCATCTGGAACTAGGCTGAGAAGGAATTTCTCCAACAATACCCAACTCTAAAGGGAGCCTGACTGAAGCTCGAGCCTGCTACCGGGCTGTATTTGCCCATTGCTCTTGAAGGGAAGCAAACTGTCGTCCCACACTTCCGCAAGCCAGTCTACCGAAATGCTGGCTCGGAGAGACCGTCTGAACCGAGCACGCCAGTCCAGGATATTCCTCTCCGCTTGGGCGGATGGCACCTCTTTTGGATTTCGCTCAGGTTCAGTCAGGCGAATCCAGATCCCATTGCCTTTAGCCGGCCCCAAGTATTCCGGAAATAGGATTACCTCCCGATGGAAATCCTCATGGCAGTTCGCGAAAAATCACGAGCGCAATATCACGATGCAGGAAGCGGCAGTTTCTTGGTCCGCCCGCCATCGACCACATAAACCTGGCCGCTGACAAAGCCGCTCTCTTCCGATGCAAGCCAGACTGCCAGGTTCCCAATGTCACGAGGCTCGCCCAGCCGCCCCACCGGATGCATGACGAGAAGTTCGCGCCGGACGCGTTCGCTATCTGGCATGCTGTCGATGTACTGCTCGCTAAGGTCGGAATTGATCCAGCCCGGAGCAATCGCATTGCAACGAATGCCATCTCGTCCTTGATCCACTGCAATCGCGGCAGTGAACCCATGGATACCTGCTTTCGACGCGGAATATGCGGGATGACCGGGATTGGACGCCAGGCCCTCGATGGACCCGATGTTGATGATGCTGCCTCCGCCCCGCCGTCTCATATGGGGCACCGAAGCCTTGGTGAGCAAGAACGGAGCCTTGAGGTTGATCGACATCATCTGATCCCAATCCTCCTCCGACATCTCCTCGACCGTCTTCTCGAACATGATTCCGGCATTGTTCACCAGAACGTCGAGACCGCCGAATTCCCGCACGGTCCATTCGATCGCATCCGTGATGTCATGCGAGCTGGAGAGATCCGCTTTAAGGAAAAACGTCCGCTCGCCGAGCATCTCGCTCGGCGGCGCATTTCTTTGGACGATCACCACCGTGGCGCCTTCTTCGATAAAGCGCGCCGTTATGCCGGCTCCGATTCCGCGGCCGCCGCCCGTGACGATCGCGACCTTGCCTTCCAGTCTTCCGACCATCCCCTATCTCCTCAATAAACGGCTTTTGCGCCGTTGACTTCGATCGTTGCACCCGCGATGTATCGGCTGGCATCGGAGGTGAGGAAGGTCACCACGTCGGCAATGTCTTCCGGCTCGGCGATCCGTCCCAAAGGAACGCTGCGGTTCAATTCTTCGATGGCAGTGTCCGGATCGAAGCCCCGGCGGATGAAACCGGTGCGCAGCATTGGCGTGTTCACTTCGTTGGGGCAGACGGCGTTCACTCTTATCCCGTCGCCGGCATGGTCCCGGCCGAGGCATTTCGACAGGCTCGCAACGGCCGCCTTGCTCGCACAATAGGCGGGATGTCCAGGACCGGGATAAAGGCCCCAGCACGACGAGATATTGACGATCGAGCCGCCGCCATGGCTCTTCATATGTGCGATCGCCTTCCGGCAAGTGTAGAAAATGGCGTTGACGTTGATATCCCACGTCCTTGCCCAGTCTTCATCAGTCGTCTCGGTGATCGTGCCACGCGTGATGATGCCGGCATTGTTGACAAGCGCGTCAAGCCGACCCGTTGCCTGAACTGCAAAATCGATCAGCTCCTCGCAATAGGCTTTCGATCTGAGATCGCCTGCTTTTGTCCAGACGACATGCCCATCGCGATTGAGATCGGCAGCAACGTCCTCCAAAGCCTTGGCGTCGGCATCGCCAGCAATGACATTATAGCCGCGCTTTACGAACTGCCTGGCAATCACCCTACCGATGCCGCCGGCCGCGCCGGTCACCACGACAGTCATCCCGCTTTCGGTCTTCATAAGCCCTCCCTAAACTCGACAGTTGTGTCTAGACTATTCTCGATCTCTGGCCGGAATGCCAGAGTCGCAAAACGTAGAAAAAGTCATGTGTCGATTGAGTTTGACGCTATAAGGCTTCGCACTGGAGCGCCTTGACTCCGCCACACCGCTACAGGCACCCGCGGGCGGCCCTAAGCGCCGTGACCTTTATTCCTGTCCGATATTATTTGGCGTCCTGTCCAAACCGCGGGATCGACTGAGGTGTGGATGCCTTCGAAGTTTAAGACGATTTCTTCATCGACACGCCTGGTCTCCAACTGGGATATCCGACCGGGATAACTGACATTCGACCCGATTCGATTGAAGCGTTCCTGCTCTCGATACAGGCGAGAGTCTGACAAACGTCACGCGGAACGCATCAGAAAACCAACGTGCGATGACGCTGCCGCACAGAACGGCAGCGTCTGCTCCATTACTTCGCAGCCTTGGCGTCTGCGATCCACTTGTCCCATTCCGACTTGTGCGCCGAGATCCAATCGGTCACATGCTTCTTGATCTGCTCATTGGACTTCTCGCCGTCATTGACGAGTTTGTTTTCGGCATTGATGTCTTCAACAGGGATTTGCACCTGCTCGAACCACTTCTTGGCCGACGGGTTGGCGTTTACGAAGGCGGTGTTGGCAATGACCATCTGGTCGTTCACCGGAAAGCCGAGATTGCCCAGACCTGGGACCGTGGTGTTGTCCGTCTTGCCATCGGGAAGTTCGGTCTTCTTGACATTGAGCCAGACCACTTCCTTGCCTGGCCGAAGCACGGCGGAAACCCACAGCGGCGTCCAGGTGTAATAGAGGGTCGGCTTACCTTCCTTGATCCTCTCGATCGCATCGGGGATGATGGAGAAATAACCGCCCTGTTGATGTTCGACAGTATCTCGAAGGCCGTAGGCATCCAGTTGATGTTCGATGACGCGCTCGCAGCCCCAGCCAGGTTCGCAGCC
Proteins encoded in this window:
- a CDS encoding DUF2945 domain-containing protein, with the translated sequence MTRRFAIGDHVSWNSEAGRVSGTIIAIHTSDFDYKGYTHRASEDEPQYEIKSDKTDHVAAHKGSALDYV
- a CDS encoding 2-isopropylmalate synthase, with the protein product MNTEKIIIFDTTLRDGEQSPGINLDAGEKVEIALMLEGLKVDVIEAGFAVSSPGEFEAIKAVARVVKDSTICSLSRAVERDIDLTAEAVSGAASSRIHIVLATSPIHMKYKLQMTPENVLEHAVHAVLHARRYSEDIEFSCEDASRSEPEFLARFVEQVIKAGATTVSLPDTVGYATPHEYGKLFTYLRNVVPNADRAVFSAHCHNDLGMAVSNSLEATRQGARQIECTINGIGERAGNASLEEIVMALHTREDFFRCRTSVETRRLTAASRLVSEITGFVVQPNKAIVGKNAFSHQSGIHQDGMLKNPLTYQIMTAAEVGADEYRLVLGKNSGRNGFRMCMRSLGVEFDSDADLDRAFSRFKHIADQKASLCDEDLLATVAGMEALSRESHIA
- a CDS encoding thiamine pyrophosphate-dependent enzyme, which gives rise to MTVNLAVETAGDVRVTKPKTGYEFLIDTLATWHVRHYAGVTGGGVIHLLKHLEPMVSLEDGAEFPVFFNIGEYVAGFIPLGYYLASGKISAAIATTGAATRLLTCGLSDAKLHNIPAIYLIPLSPADTRYRAPLQDTSPEGADVVAQLKAELPSGTFVLNDPDHIGEQLEQARKHLDQGSPIALLMPPEALGKTVPEPVHMAWRADYAHRPNRIDHGALAHFLTEFPQQAAGRRVIVLAGEEAAMYPYMPALTKRLCKVLQAPIVWSINGANAVARDNSFGFGYLGFGGNDRAMQLWRSLGPDDIVITLGFCPDEYTLNFSDIPAHTTWNFTNLADPYGSVGGEFRHRVRGDYFDVRGPIDQVLSEAIGRLEDLRLPRPPAPAFVADLNDREIMPPRPGTIDIARFYQELDRHWQPGSIAFDDVCLAYKDRQYVTQRPHPNVRFHSLYRGSAMGGAFGAAIGAKLAKPDATVFAFTGDGCFRLIAGCLAEARSLGIVLFVLDNGALGIMVQGLPVVIPDYSSTRYHSDLHRIDFGSMARACGWSSRKLMPDLSNLAEIMHESYSPSHPSILVEVPVDAEQVVGQNPRANNL
- a CDS encoding glucose 1-dehydrogenase, whose amino-acid sequence is MVGRLEGKVAIVTGGGRGIGAGITARFIEEGATVVIVQRNAPPSEMLGERTFFLKADLSSSHDITDAIEWTVREFGGLDVLVNNAGIMFEKTVEEMSEEDWDQMMSINLKAPFLLTKASVPHMRRRGGGSIINIGSIEGLASNPGHPAYSASKAGIHGFTAAIAVDQGRDGIRCNAIAPGWINSDLSEQYIDSMPDSERVRRELLVMHPVGRLGEPRDIGNLAVWLASEESGFVSGQVYVVDGGRTKKLPLPAS
- a CDS encoding HAD family hydrolase, which produces MFDIDGTLTDSVAQHQIAFERTLRSFAFPALRTDWSSYRHHSDSGIFEEAWEEAGWSPTPDHIGLEERFRREFDSVFENEPVSPIPGAREFLASLSQTDWLPVFATGSLRHGAVRKLKCLDVPFEQDMLVTASEYTTREEIVSNAIARAKEKYRIVSPERIISIGDGIWDLKTARNLGLEFLGIGFGEKAEQLRSAGAKVHAGFEEGLAILS
- a CDS encoding arginase family protein, yielding MTYELIVSQGRIADRTPGAIPGAALTAEALQKLAGMTPTFVGAKTPVKQDDWSTSLPEARETLTALQNAVSDTLQRDNKPLLVANTCSASLATLPIVAQEYPDAILLWIDAHGDFNTPQTTQSGYLGGMVLAAACGLWDSGHGKGLNPAQVVIVGARDIDAAEADLLQQSGVRVLSPTETSPETVLSTIGDAPVWIHVDWDALEPGYVPAAYAISGGLHPDTLKAIFDAIPKTQIVGIELAEFEASSDDIKDASSLAVLIQTVSPLLPMA
- a CDS encoding SDR family oxidoreductase, with the protein product MKTESGMTVVVTGAAGGIGRVIARQFVKRGYNVIAGDADAKALEDVAADLNRDGHVVWTKAGDLRSKAYCEELIDFAVQATGRLDALVNNAGIITRGTITETTDEDWARTWDINVNAIFYTCRKAIAHMKSHGGGSIVNISSCWGLYPGPGHPAYCASKAAVASLSKCLGRDHAGDGIRVNAVCPNEVNTPMLRTGFIRRGFDPDTAIEELNRSVPLGRIAEPEDIADVVTFLTSDASRYIAGATIEVNGAKAVY
- a CDS encoding DUF4337 family protein; amino-acid sequence: MPEEIEVDTDKLREAIDEEIEKKSASLLRFIALTTAFFAALAAIGSLLAGGSINEALALKTEAAQKQAQASDQWAYYQAKGIKIAILKSQMELLAAEGKPVAPDLDETNRRYADEEKSISAAAHELEKMRDEKDDEANLLIHRHHYYAYAVAMLQVAIALGAVAALTRRRSAWWGSSALGLLGGVLLLWAWGAG
- a CDS encoding magnesium transporter CorA family protein, with protein sequence MLSVFPVPQDDKKGQPQAFAEALWIDLLSPSSAELREVEEVIGAPLPSLSALSEIETSSRLRNQHGVLYMSTPSAARHPEGADTTPPLGFVLSMNRLVTVRFMALPAIDAVASGFAGEDAPKSSLEVFTLLCEDIVDRVADALEHLAGELNGLSTSAFRAEDPRGHHAARANKLLRAQLRQVGRLGDRLSEIRDGLQGLGRVVTYTEQQAKGWSEDLEPRLAGLCRDIHSLVDYEEQLANKVQFVLDALVGLIGIAQNDIFKVLTIVSIAGIPPTLVAGIYGMNFKNMPEYDWTWGYQYGWAVILLSTLIPLVWFKVKGWF
- the proX gene encoding glycine betaine/L-proline ABC transporter substrate-binding protein ProX — protein: MKIKSIAALLASLLAVTGNASAAEQVKPAWSGITEELFQTYIVSQGLKDLGYDVAEPVQTQVQLAHVAVANGDLTFYAAHWEPLHEAYWKEAGGDAKLIRLGKLSTNSLQGYLIDKKTADATGIKYLEDLKDPEKAKLFDINGNGKADLYGCEPGWGCERVIEHQLDAYGLRDTVEHQQGGYFSIIPDAIERIKEGKPTLYYTWTPLWVSAVLRPGKEVVWLNVKKTELPDGKTDNTTVPGLGNLGFPVNDQMVIANTAFVNANPSAKKWFEQVQIPVEDINAENKLVNDGEKSNEQIKKHVTDWISAHKSEWDKWIADAKAAK